Within Agarivorans litoreus, the genomic segment CAATCACTTTTTCTTGGCCTGTACGTATCCAGCCATGGGTGATTTTGGTCGATAGCGTCGGGTGAACGGCATCGATAAACAATATCGATTCATCCTCGCCACAGCTTGTCTTTAGAGCTTCATAAGCTTCGATGAACGCCCGTTGTTTTGTCTCATCAAACTTGTGTGGAACGCCTTTCGGTTGCTTGTAGCTAAAACCATTGTGATGAAGCCACTTGTTCATACCAGAAACCGTATAATCAAGTCCAAATGTCTCTTTAACGTAGGCGACAACTTGATGAGTGTGAGAATAGGTTTTCTCGGTCAAATGCTCGATTAGGTGCATGGTTTGAGTAGCAGAAAGTTTACTTTGGCTTCCGCCATTTTCGGGCTTAAGTTTTTCAGAAAGAACATAGTCGCTGAGATGTCGAGCGACTGTCGACTCGTGGATGCGAAGGGCTTGAGAAATCATCACCTGACTCCAACCTTCAGAAGCAAGTAATACCGCTTTGATACGGTCTCGCACTCGACCATCGCGAGTGGAATCATGCATCTGCTCGAGTTGCTGTTTCTGTTGAGGAGTCAGTATAATTTTCATGGTGTGTAGCATGATCCTCATTGACGAAAAAATCAATCACCTTCAATGATCACGGGTATATACCAACGGCTTGAGAAAGCTGTTTACTCATTCCGCCTGCCAACAATAACAAACTATCAACCTGCTTGGGGTTTAGCTTGGTCTTGATATTGCGACAAGCCCTAGCCCGGTCTATCAAAACTAACCACGCGTATTTTGCTAGTTAATGAAGCCTCAGTAATTAAGTAAGCGCTGTCTTGCCAAGACCCTTGCGTACCGTGGATCCACACCATCACCGCTTGCTCTGCACGCCCATTAGCATGTACGTTCAAAGTAAAATTATCCGCAGTAAGTTGATAGTGTTCGATATCG encodes:
- a CDS encoding IS630 family transposase, producing the protein MKIILTPQQKQQLEQMHDSTRDGRVRDRIKAVLLASEGWSQVMISQALRIHESTVARHLSDYVLSEKLKPENGGSQSKLSATQTMHLIEHLTEKTYSHTHQVVAYVKETFGLDYTVSGMNKWLHHNGFSYKQPKGVPHKFDETKQRAFIEAYEALKTSCGEDESILFIDAVHPTLSTKITHGWIRTGQEKVIETTGNRSRLNLIGALNLSDIGATVVSDYESINSENIVRFFCKLRESYPLGHKLHIILDGAGYHRSNLVKDAAFVLNIELHYLPPYSPNLNPIERLWKVMNEKSRNNVYFKNKRDFKAAIDQFFSVTLQEIAGSLASRVNDNFQVLKPASSS
- a CDS encoding carboxylesterase family protein; this encodes MDFSFLMKRVMLWLCLLAGLCTLLACSPMFSAIKQQQQFIQSDLLTNPDIEHYQLTADNFTLNVHANGRAEQAVMVWIHGTQGSWQDSAYLITEASLTSKIRVVSFDRPG